A stretch of the Xylocopa sonorina isolate GNS202 chromosome 12, iyXylSono1_principal, whole genome shotgun sequence genome encodes the following:
- the LOC143429715 gene encoding NADH dehydrogenase [ubiquinone] 1 alpha subcomplex subunit 7 isoform X2: MSKAVEHRSVTPLVKTLREICRGRPIRESLRHADGLAARTQPMPNVPLGPYHKTSKVYYYTRDARRLVQPPIELFSQAQIGSGQIKLNVPCKTEEK; the protein is encoded by the exons ATGTCGAAAGCCGTAGAGCATCGGTCAGTAACACCGCTCGTAAAAACGCTTCGAGAAATATGTCGAGGT AGACCAATTAGAGAAAGTTTAAGACACGCCGATGGTCTTGCGGCACGTACACAACCAATGCCGAATGTACCTTTAggaccttatcataaaacttcgAAAGTATATTATTACACACGTGATGCTAGGCGTCTTGTTCAACCACCAATCGAGCTATTTTCACAGGCACAGATAGGATCAGG TCAAATAAAACTCAATGTCCCATGTAAAACAGAGGAAAAGTGA
- the LOC143429715 gene encoding NADH dehydrogenase [ubiquinone] 1 alpha subcomplex subunit 7 isoform X1 encodes MSKAVEHRSVTPLVKTLREICRGRPIRESLRHADGLAARTQPMPNVPLGPYHKTSKVYYYTRDARRLVQPPIELFSQAQIGSGKIDSSQIKLNVPCKTEEK; translated from the exons ATGTCGAAAGCCGTAGAGCATCGGTCAGTAACACCGCTCGTAAAAACGCTTCGAGAAATATGTCGAGGT AGACCAATTAGAGAAAGTTTAAGACACGCCGATGGTCTTGCGGCACGTACACAACCAATGCCGAATGTACCTTTAggaccttatcataaaacttcgAAAGTATATTATTACACACGTGATGCTAGGCGTCTTGTTCAACCACCAATCGAGCTATTTTCACAGGCACAGATAGGATCAGG GAAAATTGATTCCAGTCAAATAAAACTCAATGTCCCATGTAAAACAGAGGAAAAGTGA
- the Sod1 gene encoding superoxide dismutase 1 — translation MVKAVCVLQGDAKGTLYFEQSDSSNPVKVTGQVSGLKKGLHGFHIHEFGDNTNGCTSAGAHFNPLGKDHGAPDSDVRHIGDLGNIEANSDGVATVSITDKCIQLQGPNNIIGRTLVVHADPDDLGKGGHELSKTTGNAGARLACGVVGITKA, via the exons ATGGTCAAAGCCGTGTGCGTTCTTCAGGGTGATGCCAAAGGCACTCTCTACTTCGAGCAATCA GATAGCTCTAACCCGGTGAAGGTCACGGGTCAGGTATCCGGTTTAAAAAAAGGATTGCATGGTTTTCATATTCACGAATTCGGCGATAATACTAACG GTTGCACAAGTGCTGGAGCACACTTCAATCCATTAGGTAAAGATCATGGTGCTCCTGATTCAGATGTACGTCACATTGGAGACTTGGGTAATATTGAGGCAAACTCAGACGGTGTTGCCACTGTTAGCATAACTGACAAGTGTATTCAACTTCAAGGACCAAATAACATAATTGGCAGAACTCTTGTG GTTCATGCTGATCCGGATGATCTTGGCAAAGGTGGCCACGAATTATCAaaaacaacaggaaacgctggtGCACGTCTTGCTTGTGGTGTTGTTGGGATTACAAAAGCCTAA